CTGTAAATCAATGCCATTCAGCACAACATTATCGCCATAGCGTTTTGTGACGCCGCGAAATGTCACCGTTCCTTTTTGCACGGGAAACGCCTCCGTGGCGGGAGCCACAGAGGCGGAAAACAGACCTGACAGCATATTACTTCGCTTCTATTTTAAAGCTGCGTGGAGCCGGAGTTTTGGTTTGCGGGCCAAACCAGGTATCGTAGATTTTTGCCGCGTCGCCGCTCTTCTCAAGGTTCACCAGTTCATCATTCACCGCTTTCAGCAGCGCGGTTTCACCTTTACCCACCCCAACGCCAATCTCCTCTTTCGACAGCAGATCCGGCAGGATTTTAAATTTCGCTTTATCCGGCGCTTCCGCCAGTAACCCGGCCAGAATGGTGCTGTCTTGTGTAATCGCCTGTACGTTGCCATTACGCAGCGCGGTCAGCGCCAGTGGGATATCGTCATAGGCCAGCACGCGGGATTGCGGGAAGCGCTGGTGCAGCGCCTGCTCTCCGGTAGTGCCTTTCACTGCGCCGATACGCGCTTTGCTGTAGGAATCCAGTTTATCGGCAGCCGTTGCCGGGACGAGGAACTGCTGGCCGGTAACAAAATACGGCGTGGAGAAGTCAATCACCTGCGCGCGTTCCGGGGTGATGGTGATATCTGCAACAATCAGATCCACCTTGCCGGATTGTAACAGCGGAATGCGGTTCGCCGGGTTGGTCGCGACCAGCTCCAGTTTCACCCCAAGGCTTTTCGCCAGCGCTTTAGCAAAATCGACGTCATAACCGACGATATCGTGCGATTTCGGATCAATTGCGCCAAACGGCGGGTTGGCGTCGAAGGTCGCCACTTTGACGACACCAGCGGCTTTG
Above is a genomic segment from Kosakonia radicincitans DSM 16656 containing:
- a CDS encoding ABC transporter substrate-binding protein; protein product: MATTLHTKITALSALTLLSALSFAAHADKLADIKAAGVVKVATFDANPPFGAIDPKSHDIVGYDVDFAKALAKSLGVKLELVATNPANRIPLLQSGKVDLIVADITITPERAQVIDFSTPYFVTGQQFLVPATAADKLDSYSKARIGAVKGTTGEQALHQRFPQSRVLAYDDIPLALTALRNGNVQAITQDSTILAGLLAEAPDKAKFKILPDLLSKEEIGVGVGKGETALLKAVNDELVNLEKSGDAAKIYDTWFGPQTKTPAPRSFKIEAK